The Peribacillus simplex genome contains the following window.
TGGACAAATTCACCAAAACAGAAGAAGAATTGGCCAATTATATTCTGCAGCGCCCTGAAGAAGTAAGTCAGTTTACCATTAGTCAAATAGCTAAAAAGCTTCATATTTCACCTGCAACCATTACGCGTTTTTGCCAGAAATTAGCCTTTTCTGGGTTCAATGAGTTCAGGCATGAGTTAAAAAGGTTCGTAGATCTCCGAAATGCACCGAAAAATATGAAGAACATCAAGCAGGTGGATTATTTCGCTAAACTGTATCGAGATCACTTAGGTATCATTGATAATACCTTTCACATAACCACATATGACAATATCCAAAAAGCCGTATCTTTCCTTACACAGGCAAATAGGATCCATGTATATGGAATAGGGAGTTCAGGTATAGCGGCCCAGGAGTTCAAGTCAAAGTTTTTCCGAATCGGCTTAACTGTTGAAGCTATTTCAGATCCCCATCAGTCAATGATGGATGCAGCTTTAAGTAACGAGAATAGTGTTGTCATCGGCATTTCCATTTCCGGAACAACGAAAGAAGTGATTTCTGCAGTTAAAATCGCAAAGAAGCAAGGTTCACGCATCTTGGTCTTTACTGGGGATAAGAATTCCGAGCTCTCACAGCTTGGCGATATATCGCTATTGGTCACAAGCAAGAAC
Protein-coding sequences here:
- a CDS encoding MurR/RpiR family transcriptional regulator yields the protein MNTYKKFEMGDQMEYLAENLIYGIECSMDKFTKTEEELANYILQRPEEVSQFTISQIAKKLHISPATITRFCQKLAFSGFNEFRHELKRFVDLRNAPKNMKNIKQVDYFAKLYRDHLGIIDNTFHITTYDNIQKAVSFLTQANRIHVYGIGSSGIAAQEFKSKFFRIGLTVEAISDPHQSMMDAALSNENSVVIGISISGTTKEVISAVKIAKKQGSRILVFTGDKNSELSQLGDISLLVTSKNSMHMGQNISPLLPLLLLFDLIYTELVAKDYKNRISIREKTLKVLTKKD